Below is a window of Leucoraja erinacea ecotype New England chromosome 11, Leri_hhj_1, whole genome shotgun sequence DNA.
ggtggcgcagcggtagagttgctgccttacagcgcttgcagcgccggagacccgtgttcgatcccgactacgggtgctgtttgtacggagtttgtacgttctccccgtgacctgcgtgggttttccctgagatcttcggtttcctcccacgctccgaagacgtacagagtttggaggttaattggctcggtacagtgtaaattgtccctagtgtgtgtaaggtagtgtcaatgtgcggggatcactggtcagcacggactcggtgggccgaagggcctgtttccgcgctgtatctctaaactaaaataaatgaaaccaaccaatcaatcaatcaatatcattTACATTGGGTGACTAGTGCATTTAGttaagcttattgtcacgtgtactgaggtacagtgaaaagcttttgttgcgtgctaaccagtcagcagaaagacaacacatgattacaatcgagccgtccacagtgtacagatacatgataaagggaataatgaaggtacacaaaaatgctggagaaactcagcgggtgcagcagcatctatggagcatcacccgctgagtttttccagcatttttgtgtaccttcgattttccagcatctgcagttccttcttaaacataaagggaataacgtttagtgcaaggtaaagcccagttgagtccgattaaagatagtccgagggtcaccaacgaggtggtaggtcaggaccattctctagttgttcataggatggttcagttgcctgataacagctgggaagacactgcCCATGTCCATTTCAAGcggctatagacaataggtgcaggagtaggctattcggcccttcgagccagcactgccatttaatgtgatcatggctgatcatccccaatcaataccccgttcctaactgatgtacaaggacccccagatcccattgtacttttcccaacttaatgccatttagatagtaatctgccttcctgttttttctaccaaagtggataacctcacgtttatccgcattaaactttacctgccacgcatctgcccactcccccaacctggccaagtcactctgcattctcatagcatcctcctcacagttcacactgccacccagctttgtgtcatctgcaaatttgttcatGTCACTTtggatcccctcatccaaatcattgatgtttattgtaaataactgcggtcccagcaccgagccttgcggtaccccactagtcactgcctgccattctgaaagggacctgcaTGGGCAAAAATtagctcctctctcctctccctctcaaccccattctcctgcctctccccatagccTGTGATACCAATagccaaagtcaattttattcgtcgcatacacctgaaggtgcagtgaaatgaatttaccagcagcgatacacttaaaaaaagaacacacaactcGACAGaccctagaaacaaggaactgctgttgatggtttacaaaaaaaaaagacaaagtactggagtaactcagcgaaccaggcagcatctctggagagcatggataggtgacctttctgcaggttccagagatgttgcctgacctgctgagttattccagcactttgtgttttaattccaAGACTGTTTACAATGAACGGCAGAACATGgtctgaatgtttaagaaggattgcagatgctggaaaatcaaaggtagacaaaaatgctggagaaactcagcaggtgaggtagcatctatggagcgaagggaatatgcaacgtttcgggccgaaacccttcttcagactgattcttcaaACATGGTCTGAAGatgagcctcgacccgaaacgccacccattccttctctccagagacactgcaggacccgctgagttactccagcacattgagtatagaagttgggaggtcatgttgcagatgtatatgacgttggtgagacggcatttagaatattgtgttcagttctgggcaccatgattaaggaaagatattgtcaagcttgaaagggttcagagaagatttacgaggatgttgccaggactagagggtgtgagctatagggagaggatgagtaggctgggtctctattccttggagtgcaggagaatagacaatagacaataggtgcaggagcaggccatttggcccttcgagccagcaccgccatggctgagcatccccgttcctgccttctccccatatcccctgactctgctatttttaagagccctatctagctctctcttgaaataatgaggggtgattttatagaggtgtacaagatcatgagaggaatagattgggtcgatgcacagagtctcttgcccagagtaggggaatcgaggaccagaggacatgggttcaaggtgaaggggaaaagattgaataggaatctgagggctaactttttcacacaaagggtggtgggtgtatggaacaagctgccagaggaggttagttgaggctggggctatcccaatgttagacaggtacatggataggacaggtttggaaggatatggaccaaacgcaggcaggtgggactagtgcagctgggacattgttggccggtgtggtgcaagttgggccgaagggcctgtttccacgctgaatcggagggagtgcagagacggttcaccagactgattcctgggatgtcaggactgtcttatgaagaaagactggatagacttggtttatactctctagaatttagaagattgagaggggatcttatagaaacttacaaaaatcttaaggggttggacaggctagatgcaggaagattgttcccgatgttggggaagtccaggacaaggggtcacagcttaaggataaaggggaaaatcctttaaaaccgagatgagaagaacttttttcacgcagagagtggtgaatctctggaactctctgccacagagggtagttgaggccagttcattggctatatttaagagggagttagatgtggcccttgtggctaaggggatcagagggtatggagagaaggcaggtacgggatactgagttggatgatcagccatgatcatattgaatggtggtgcaggctcgaagggccgaatggcctactcctgcacctaatttctatgtttctatgtttctaatcattcTACAGACTCTATGACACTTTGTCTTTTAATTCCAAAACTGTTAATGGTaagtaaacaaaaaacaaaaaaaatttgtcccaaagaaaaaaaaagtagcCATCTGTGGGTGCAATAATCTTGTGCCTGCAATAAAAtgaaacagtgtgtgtgtggttgctGGAACTACACATCCCGGCGTATGAATCCACTCTCGCTTTACCACGTACTCCCACTGCTGAACGAGGTCGTACTCCGGAAATAgcaggtagagagagggagggaggaggagcgaGTCTTGGGTGTGCAGCGACTGCTTTGGGAACGGGAGCCCGGCCAGGAATGGAGTGAATACCCTTGGGGGGCAGGAGACCTTCGCCGGAGcccaggtgagagagagagagagagatagatagagaggggagGCGATGGAGCCAACACTGTGCCAGGAGGTGGTGACCAAGTTCTTGGTGGGCTCAGCGGGCAAGGTGGAGAACTCCAAACTGTTGTTCCACTTCAGGAACCAGTTGTGTCAGAGCGACCCGCAGTTGAAGAAGGAAGCCCGGGAGCTCTTCAAAAGCTTCATCAACAAGGTGGCCGTGGTGCGGGAGGAAGACGGGGTGAAGTATGTGGTCCTCAAGAAGAGGATGCACCACCTCCTGCCCGGCGAGGAGATGCCCAAGGCGCTGGGCAAGGGGGAGAGTCTAGGGGACTTGGTGGAGGGTTTGCTGGAGCCGGAGGTTCGGCGCAACTCGGCGCCGTCCGCGCTGTCCCCGGGCCAGGGGACCTCCCTCAACGCCGGCCTGTGGGGTGGGAATTCGGCCCGTCCCCTGCCCGACCCACCTTCTGCAGATGGCGAGGTCGGCTTGCCGGGGCAGCATCCCGCGACCTCCTCCGAGAACCTGCCCACCTCGGGAGACCGAGATCCTGCCTCCGCCTCCGCCTCCGAGAAGGTCGCCGAAGATCTGAAGACCGACCTGGTTCCCCCCCAACCCGAGCAGTTGGGCACCCCGCCACCTCCCCCAGAGAAAGCCAACCCTTCGCTTCCCGACCCGAAGACCGAATCCAAAGCCAATGTTGACCCTGGTCTGCGAGGTCCGAAGACCACATCCGTACAGAAGACCAAACCGTACATGTACCCTCTCCGCCTCCCACCAGACTCCCACAAAGTCTCCGGCCCTTACAGTGAGCAGAAGAAAGAATCGCCGGACACCCAGAGCAAAAATACCAGCGTGGTAGCTTCGGGGAACCAAGCTGGTGCTAAAACGAAGAGAAGCCAACCAGCGGAGAGCGGCAGCAGTTCACCTTATCTCAAGAGAGCTTCCAGGGTGTTGAAACTCCCTGAAGATGCCCGGTTCTCCGACCAAGTCCCATTGGATCCAATGGAGCACGAGTGGATCGTAAAGACCGCCCTTGGCCACTGGACGCATGTGACTGGTTTGCTCCTGAAGGACCACTACTTGGCTGAGAAGAAGGACTTCATGTCGGGCTTCACCGCCGTGCACTGGGCAGCGAAATTCGGCAACAGCGACATGATGTGTTGGATTATCGACAGCACGGAGCGGAACGGGGTCAAGGTGGACATCAACTGTAAATCCCATGGAGGTTACACCCCCTTGCACATTGCGGCCATTCACAGCCGGGACAATGTCATCATCGAACTGGTGGGGAAGTATGGCGCAAAGACAACTCTCCGAGACTACAGCGGCAAGAGGCCCCATCACTACCTGGCCAAGGAGAGCTCCTTGGTGGTCAGGCAAATGCTGGGGGACCCCGAGGCCTCAGCGAGCGAGTCCGTCCATCAGAAACGAGGGTCGAAGGTGGCCTCTTCCATCCTGAGCGGAGGCAACAGCCTCCTGGGCGCCCTGGTCGAAGATGCGCTGTTCCCGGACCTCTCCAAGTCGCTGAAGAAGCCGGCCAACCTCAGCAAGTTCTTCACCGCTCCCACCGTGCACATTCACAAGAAGAGGGCCAAAACGCGGACAAACTTTGCTTCGCTCCACGAAGAgccggaggaggagagagaagaggtggTTGTAAAACGCCGACCAGTGACTGAAGTATTCTTCTGAAGAGCGCTCTCAAACGTTAgtgcatcaatagacaatagacaataggtgcaggagtaggccattcggcccttcgagccagcaacgccattcaatgtggtcatggctggtcAGATATGCTACGCTCCCAATGTTAGGTCATAATGCCCTCATTGGATGCTCACTGGAGATCAAAATGTCATCTGGTACATTAAGCTAttttgaatagacacaaaaatgctggggcaactcagcgggtcgggcagcatctctggagaggaggaatggggtaacgtttcgggtcgagacctttctttagctgaggaagggtctccacccgatacatcacccattccttctctccagaaatgctgcctgtaaaaaaaaaaaaaaaaaaaagattttaaaagaaagagttactccagcattttgtgtcttatcttcagggtaaaccagcatctgcggttccttctgaaGCTATTTTTAATCACGGGTGCTGTTCTATGGTTACATCTGCAATCACGCTGAGCAATAACATTATGTATTTCAATGGTCTTCAAGGTCAAGGGGGAGTTTAAATGATAGGATATTTTAGGATGGAAATTCTCGCAACATCGAGGGAGCTGCTATGTTCCAAGACAACTTTTATTAAACTAGCGGCATTCATGAGGGTATTTATAACTTTCTTCTCTGGATGATGTGGGAATTGCTCCTAGATCACTCATTAGCCTCAGTAGGACCTCAGAGAGAGTTCTGCATGTGGGTGTCTTGAGGAGAAAAAGCATGGAGAGGTTCCTATTATGGTCTACCACCACCCCTTGTAAATGTCCTTTAAAAATcggcaattggtgcaggagtaggcccttcggcccttcgagccagcaccgccattcaatgtgaccatggctgatcatccccaatcagtaccccgttcctgccttctccccatatcccctgactgcgctatctttaagagccctacctagctctctcttgaaagcatccagagaacctgcctccaccgccctgtgaggcagagaattccacagactcaccgctctctgtgaggaaaagtgtttcctcgtctccgttccaaatgaaaGCAAGAAAGTAGAACAGTAATGGAGGTTCCCCCCCCCTGTCAAATCTGTTAGTTCCCACACTAACATAGCATGGATCTCTGAGTCTTCAGTGGCGAGGCCTATCGTGCACCCTGCCTACATGCGTTCATTGAATCTTTCTGAGGGAATTAAGTCCGATTTGTAATTTTAATTTGGTGGAGCAGACGATTATgtgaaggtggtgggggggggcgggaagaagaaaggaagaggcggagacagtgggctgcgggagagctgggaaggggaggggaaggagggagaaagcagggactacctgaaattggagaaatcaatgttcataccgctggggtgtaaactgcccaagcgaaatatgaggtgctgctcctccaatttgcggtgggactcactctggccagggAAGACCGAAAggtgggattcggaatgggagggggatatcTTACTGGGAG
It encodes the following:
- the LOC129701842 gene encoding ankyrin repeat domain-containing protein SOWAHA-like, which translates into the protein MEPTLCQEVVTKFLVGSAGKVENSKLLFHFRNQLCQSDPQLKKEARELFKSFINKVAVVREEDGVKYVVLKKRMHHLLPGEEMPKALGKGESLGDLVEGLLEPEVRRNSAPSALSPGQGTSLNAGLWGGNSARPLPDPPSADGEVGLPGQHPATSSENLPTSGDRDPASASASEKVAEDLKTDLVPPQPEQLGTPPPPPEKANPSLPDPKTESKANVDPGLRGPKTTSVQKTKPYMYPLRLPPDSHKVSGPYSEQKKESPDTQSKNTSVVASGNQAGAKTKRSQPAESGSSSPYLKRASRVLKLPEDARFSDQVPLDPMEHEWIVKTALGHWTHVTGLLLKDHYLAEKKDFMSGFTAVHWAAKFGNSDMMCWIIDSTERNGVKVDINCKSHGGYTPLHIAAIHSRDNVIIELVGKYGAKTTLRDYSGKRPHHYLAKESSLVVRQMLGDPEASASESVHQKRGSKVASSILSGGNSLLGALVEDALFPDLSKSLKKPANLSKFFTAPTVHIHKKRAKTRTNFASLHEEPEEEREEVVVKRRPVTEVFF